A window of the Cytophagaceae bacterium genome harbors these coding sequences:
- a CDS encoding cation-translocating P-type ATPase yields MTANHFNIKGLNPEQVLLARKQFGSNQLQFKKENTLFSAIVKILIEPMMILLLVAATIYFISGKTGDGIFMLVAILFQASISLYQDSRSKNALDKLQDFTQPKCKVIRNDEVIEIKSEDLVIGDSLMVEEGSFISADGKIVHSNDFSVNESILTGESFPAYKDKDSEDPNIYSGTTVGSGLAIVEITAIGNDTKLGKIGKGLESIKEEKTPLEIQIANFVKKMAITGLVVFLIVWVINYQHSADFLKSLLRSLTLAMSILPEEIPVAFTTFMALGAWRLMKMGIVVKQMKTVETLGSATVICTDKTGTLTENKMSLAQLYLLKTDRIFETSKTMTEEEQALLQTAMWASEPIPFDPMEVALHQSYKEISKNDERHDFKMIHEYPLGGQPPMMTHIFESKSGNRIIAAKGAPEALMAVAKLSEKEKSDINKAISTMATEGYRVLAVGSSGFSGKEFPKTQQELEFVFLGLVAFYDPPKKNIKKVLEHFYEAGIAVKIITGDNAATTTSIAKQVGFRDFEKNISGDELMKMSEEVLNKAVMEYSIFTRMFPEAKLKIINALKANEQIVAMTGDGVNDGPALKAAHIGIAMGKKGTEIARQAASLILLKDDLSKMVKAIAMGRKIYTNLKKAIQYIISIHIPIILTVFVPLALGWKYPNIFSPVHIIFLEIIMGPTCSIIYENEPMEKNTMQQKPKALSVTFFNWKELSVSIVQGLVITAGTLFVYQYTVIQGYTEALTRTMVFATLITSNIFLTLINRSFYYSIITTLKYKNNLVLWIIFITVSIVGVILFVKPLTRFFEFQSPDIRQLGLAVGAGFVSVIWYEGVKWLKRIR; encoded by the coding sequence AATATAAAAGGTTTAAATCCTGAGCAAGTTTTGCTTGCAAGAAAACAATTTGGTTCCAATCAACTCCAGTTCAAAAAAGAAAATACCCTATTTTCTGCCATAGTCAAAATCCTGATTGAACCCATGATGATTTTGCTTTTAGTGGCTGCTACTATTTATTTTATCAGTGGAAAAACAGGCGATGGAATATTTATGTTGGTAGCCATTCTATTCCAGGCTTCCATCTCATTGTATCAGGATTCCCGCAGCAAAAATGCCTTGGATAAACTTCAGGATTTCACCCAACCCAAATGTAAAGTCATTCGAAACGATGAAGTTATAGAAATTAAAAGTGAAGATTTGGTGATAGGAGATAGTCTTATGGTTGAAGAAGGAAGTTTCATTTCTGCTGATGGCAAGATTGTTCATTCCAATGATTTTTCGGTAAACGAATCTATCCTAACCGGTGAATCTTTCCCGGCCTATAAAGATAAAGACAGTGAAGATCCCAATATTTATAGTGGTACCACAGTAGGAAGTGGATTGGCGATAGTGGAAATCACGGCCATTGGAAACGACACCAAACTTGGGAAAATAGGTAAAGGTCTGGAGAGTATTAAAGAAGAAAAAACACCGCTGGAAATTCAGATTGCCAATTTTGTAAAGAAAATGGCCATAACAGGACTAGTAGTTTTCCTGATCGTTTGGGTAATCAATTATCAGCATTCAGCAGATTTCTTAAAAAGCCTTTTGCGATCGCTTACCCTGGCGATGAGCATTTTGCCTGAAGAAATTCCAGTGGCATTTACAACCTTCATGGCGTTGGGTGCCTGGCGATTGATGAAAATGGGCATCGTGGTAAAGCAAATGAAAACCGTGGAAACGCTCGGCAGTGCTACTGTGATTTGTACAGACAAAACAGGTACCCTCACAGAAAACAAAATGAGCCTTGCCCAACTTTATTTATTGAAAACCGACCGGATTTTTGAAACTTCAAAGACCATGACAGAAGAAGAGCAAGCTCTCCTGCAAACTGCCATGTGGGCCAGTGAACCCATTCCATTTGACCCTATGGAAGTGGCTTTGCATCAGTCGTATAAAGAGATAAGCAAAAACGACGAAAGACATGATTTTAAGATGATCCACGAATATCCCCTGGGAGGACAACCACCCATGATGACCCATATTTTTGAAAGTAAATCGGGAAATAGAATCATAGCGGCCAAAGGAGCACCGGAGGCATTGATGGCAGTTGCAAAACTTTCGGAAAAAGAAAAGTCTGACATAAATAAAGCCATAAGTACTATGGCCACAGAGGGATACAGGGTTTTGGCAGTGGGAAGCTCCGGCTTTTCCGGAAAAGAATTCCCCAAAACACAACAGGAGCTGGAATTTGTCTTCCTGGGATTGGTAGCATTTTATGATCCCCCTAAAAAGAATATCAAAAAAGTACTGGAACACTTTTACGAGGCTGGCATAGCGGTAAAAATTATTACAGGAGACAATGCCGCAACCACCACATCGATAGCCAAACAGGTGGGATTCCGGGATTTTGAAAAGAATATCTCGGGAGATGAGCTTATGAAAATGAGTGAAGAAGTCCTAAACAAGGCTGTGATGGAATATTCCATATTTACCCGAATGTTTCCCGAAGCCAAACTCAAGATCATCAATGCACTCAAAGCCAATGAGCAGATAGTGGCCATGACCGGTGATGGAGTAAACGATGGTCCCGCACTTAAAGCTGCCCATATTGGTATTGCCATGGGAAAAAAGGGCACTGAAATAGCCCGTCAAGCGGCTTCGCTGATATTGCTGAAAGATGATTTATCTAAAATGGTGAAAGCCATAGCCATGGGCCGAAAAATCTATACCAATCTCAAAAAGGCCATTCAGTACATCATATCTATTCATATTCCCATCATTCTTACCGTGTTTGTTCCCTTGGCATTGGGCTGGAAATACCCCAATATTTTCTCGCCGGTACACATTATTTTTCTTGAAATCATCATGGGACCCACCTGCTCCATCATTTATGAAAACGAACCGATGGAAAAAAACACCATGCAGCAAAAACCCAAGGCCTTGTCGGTAACTTTCTTTAACTGGAAAGAGTTATCCGTGAGTATTGTTCAGGGCTTGGTCATCACTGCAGGGACACTATTTGTGTATCAATACACCGTGATACAAGGCTATACTGAAGCACTCACCCGCACCATGGTTTTTGCAACACTGATAACTTCCAACATTTTTCTGACGCTCATCAACCGATCCTTTTATTATTCTATAATTACTACTTTGAAATATAAAAATAACCTGGTGTTGTGGATCATATTTATTACGGTCTCTATCGTCGGAGTAATTTTGTTTGTAAAGCCCCTGACCCGATTCTTTGAATTTCAATCGCCAGATATAAGGCAATTAGGATTGGCAGTCGGAGCTGGTTTTGTATCGGTGATATGGTATGAAGGTGTAAAATGGTTGAAGAGAATAAGATAA
- a CDS encoding alpha/beta hydrolase, translated as MKYLSQKLLILILCLITVNGFSQTSNPVLKLFPEGTILQGNISYQNDTLKKHLVDIYLPAKSAGKLPFVVFIHGGGWLVNDKYADMGYMGNTLTALINNGFAVASIDYRWASQAKFPALIQDCNQAVSFLCENAAKYNLDKNRIALMGFSAGGHLATLQGLANNNRVPSFFDPNKPEVFNFKAVVDYYGPVDLVSMPGSENPFAAESILLGASPISRPDLAKTASPVTYIDKNDPPFLIFHGEKDESVPNRQSKLMHGWLKAVGVESELIIVPNAPHYGKMFDTEEYSKKVVDFLKRKL; from the coding sequence ATGAAATATTTAAGCCAAAAACTCCTGATTCTTATATTGTGTTTAATCACAGTAAACGGTTTTTCCCAAACCTCTAACCCCGTTTTGAAGCTATTTCCAGAGGGAACCATTTTGCAGGGAAATATTTCATATCAAAACGATACCTTAAAAAAACATCTGGTTGATATTTATTTGCCGGCAAAATCTGCGGGAAAGCTTCCTTTTGTAGTTTTTATCCACGGTGGCGGTTGGCTTGTAAACGATAAATACGCCGATATGGGCTATATGGGAAATACCCTCACCGCCTTGATTAATAATGGTTTTGCCGTGGCTTCCATTGATTATCGCTGGGCATCTCAGGCAAAATTTCCCGCACTGATTCAGGATTGCAATCAGGCAGTTAGTTTTCTTTGTGAAAATGCTGCAAAATATAATCTGGACAAAAACCGAATCGCTCTCATGGGCTTTTCAGCCGGAGGACACCTGGCCACATTGCAAGGTCTGGCCAACAACAACCGTGTGCCTTCATTTTTTGATCCTAATAAACCTGAGGTGTTTAACTTCAAGGCGGTGGTAGATTATTATGGACCGGTGGATTTGGTCTCTATGCCCGGAAGTGAGAATCCATTTGCTGCGGAATCTATTCTATTGGGTGCAAGTCCAATTTCCCGGCCTGATTTGGCCAAAACTGCCAGTCCTGTGACTTATATCGATAAAAATGATCCTCCTTTTCTTATATTTCATGGTGAAAAAGACGAGAGTGTTCCCAACCGGCAATCAAAATTGATGCATGGCTGGCTCAAGGCAGTAGGCGTGGAGTCAGAACTGATCATCGTACCCAATGCCCCGCATTATGGGAAAATGTTTGATACCGAAGAGTACAGCAAAAAAGTGGTTGATTTTCTGAAAAGGAAATTATAA
- a CDS encoding type II toxin-antitoxin system RelE/ParE family toxin: MIKSFQHKGLKLLYEDDNPSKLLPIHVSRIRSILTRLEFATSLDDINIPGAKLHPLAGERKGFYSVKVSGNWRIIFRYEDKHVYDVDYLDYH, translated from the coding sequence ATGATTAAAAGTTTCCAACATAAAGGACTGAAGCTTTTATATGAAGACGACAACCCTTCAAAGCTGCTACCCATTCATGTTTCAAGGATTAGAAGTATTTTAACCCGACTAGAATTTGCGACATCTTTAGATGATATAAATATACCTGGGGCGAAGCTTCACCCTCTTGCAGGAGAAAGAAAAGGCTTTTACAGTGTGAAGGTTTCAGGAAACTGGCGGATTATTTTCAGATATGAAGATAAGCATGTGTATGATGTCGATTATTTGGATTATCATTAA
- a CDS encoding HigA family addiction module antidote protein, with product MLKRGMRPSHPGVLIKETIEGLKEETGMDYTQSQIAEGLGVTRKTLSNILNEHQGISSEMAVRLSEAFGTSAEFWLNVQRNYDLWHAERAVKRNQVKQFWPKSKNNATAHHV from the coding sequence ATGTTAAAAAGAGGTATGCGACCTTCACATCCTGGAGTCTTAATCAAAGAGACCATAGAAGGTCTGAAAGAAGAAACAGGGATGGATTACACTCAATCGCAAATAGCAGAAGGCCTGGGAGTAACCCGGAAAACACTATCTAATATATTAAACGAGCACCAGGGTATAAGCTCGGAGATGGCCGTAAGGCTTTCAGAAGCTTTTGGTACATCGGCAGAATTTTGGTTAAATGTTCAGCGGAATTATGACCTTTGGCATGCCGAAAGGGCGGTCAAAAGGAATCAGGTCAAACAGTTTTGGCCTAAATCAAAAAACAACGCTACAGCTCATCATGTTTAA
- a CDS encoding type II toxin-antitoxin system mRNA interferase toxin, RelE/StbE family gives MIKIVSTRRFEKSLEKFKKQHPELKNQYSKTIYLLEDNPFHPSLRLHKLQGNLQEFYSVSINMKYRILLDFIIQDDKVILLDIGNHDYLYR, from the coding sequence ATGATTAAAATAGTCAGTACAAGGCGATTCGAAAAAAGTCTTGAAAAATTCAAAAAACAACATCCAGAACTTAAAAATCAATATTCTAAAACTATATATTTATTAGAGGACAATCCATTTCATCCTTCCCTTCGTTTGCATAAGTTACAAGGAAATCTGCAAGAATTTTATTCGGTAAGTATAAATATGAAATATCGAATTTTGCTCGATTTTATCATTCAGGACGACAAGGTTATACTTTTAGATATCGGCAATCACGATTATTTGTATCGGTAA
- a CDS encoding type II toxin-antitoxin system Phd/YefM family antitoxin has protein sequence MIAANDLKVRGLKAIDEEMEHFDEVGITVRGKVKYVVMKVEKFDELREYELDRALAEARQDIKEGRFVVESADEHLKRLWND, from the coding sequence ATGATAGCTGCAAATGATCTGAAAGTAAGAGGTTTAAAGGCCATAGATGAGGAAATGGAACACTTCGATGAAGTCGGCATTACGGTTCGTGGAAAAGTAAAATATGTGGTTATGAAAGTTGAGAAGTTTGATGAACTACGTGAATATGAATTAGATAGAGCCCTGGCAGAAGCACGGCAAGATATTAAGGAGGGAAGATTTGTTGTTGAGTCAGCCGATGAACATTTAAAAAGGCTCTGGAATGATTAA
- a CDS encoding nucleotidyl transferase AbiEii/AbiGii toxin family protein — protein MLHLETVDGRSFTILKELMLLPNLKDFCLVGGTALSLLYGHRISDDIDLFSNSNFENQTIIDGIISKFPKEYRVRTSTHFGIFGYIGDLKLDIVRTPHPLIRPIVEIDGIRMFSPEDIIAMKVQAILGRGKKKDFWDIAELLNHFSVKDFVEFHKEKYSTQNLLISVPQTMVYFDDADESEEPISLKNQTWKSVKKQITETVRAYLS, from the coding sequence ATGCTACACCTTGAGACAGTCGATGGGCGATCTTTTACCATATTAAAAGAACTCATGCTTCTGCCCAACCTCAAAGATTTTTGTTTGGTGGGTGGTACTGCACTTTCATTATTGTATGGTCATAGAATTTCTGATGATATAGATTTATTTAGCAATTCTAATTTTGAAAATCAAACGATTATTGATGGAATAATTTCAAAATTTCCTAAAGAATATCGTGTTCGAACCTCTACCCATTTTGGAATATTTGGATACATCGGTGATCTTAAGCTAGATATTGTTCGCACGCCACATCCTTTGATCAGACCCATAGTAGAAATAGATGGAATCAGGATGTTTTCACCCGAAGACATAATTGCTATGAAAGTGCAGGCAATTTTGGGTCGGGGCAAAAAAAAAGACTTTTGGGATATTGCCGAACTGCTCAACCATTTTAGTGTAAAAGACTTTGTAGAATTCCACAAAGAAAAGTATTCCACTCAAAATCTCCTTATATCTGTTCCACAGACTATGGTATATTTCGACGATGCAGATGAAAGTGAAGAACCAATCAGTCTGAAAAACCAAACCTGGAAATCAGTTAAAAAGCAGATTACTGAAACCGTCAGAGCTTATTTAAGCTGA
- a CDS encoding cytochrome c has product MKNTIQFSVLFLFISFFSTAQKFDLNSSINKGKSLYTKNCVACHMMDGKGLERVFPPLAKNTNLSDKKRVINIVTKGMKGAIKVNNIPYKGEMTPFKLTDEQTADVINFISNSWGNKFEPVQPSEIQPALKAKIKDFVPYKKP; this is encoded by the coding sequence ATGAAGAATACAATCCAATTCTCAGTTTTATTTTTATTCATTAGTTTTTTCTCTACTGCTCAAAAATTTGATTTGAATTCAAGCATTAATAAAGGAAAAAGCCTGTACACCAAAAATTGCGTCGCCTGCCACATGATGGACGGCAAAGGTCTAGAAAGGGTTTTTCCGCCATTGGCAAAAAACACTAATCTTTCTGATAAAAAAAGGGTGATAAATATTGTAACAAAAGGAATGAAGGGTGCAATAAAAGTTAACAATATACCCTATAAAGGCGAAATGACCCCTTTTAAATTAACTGACGAACAAACCGCGGATGTGATTAATTTTATTTCAAATTCCTGGGGAAATAAGTTTGAGCCTGTTCAACCTTCTGAAATACAGCCGGCTTTAAAAGCAAAAATAAAAGACTTTGTACCTTATAAAAAACCTTAG
- a CDS encoding sulfite exporter TauE/SafE family protein produces MTSLAILLLLLAIIAFLYSSVGHGGASGYLAVMAIAGVAPLMMKPSALVMNLAVSAFSFIGFYRAGHFKFKLFLPFAIGSIPLAYVGGAMTLTDDIYKKILAVTILFSIARMLYQFKGNSQEIREINPVFGILTGGMIGILSGMIGIGGGIILSPVMLLMRWGTIKETAAVSALFIFVNSLSGLYGQMQNGGIHLTENLQYAVAATIIGGLFGSYYGSQRFNVPTLRFLLTIGLSIACLKLLLT; encoded by the coding sequence ATGACCTCTCTAGCCATTTTGTTATTGCTTCTTGCCATAATTGCGTTTCTTTACTCCTCTGTTGGGCATGGGGGTGCAAGTGGTTATTTGGCAGTAATGGCAATAGCCGGAGTTGCTCCATTGATGATGAAACCCTCAGCACTGGTCATGAACCTGGCAGTTTCGGCGTTTTCCTTTATTGGTTTTTATAGGGCAGGGCATTTCAAATTTAAACTTTTCCTTCCTTTTGCAATCGGTAGCATCCCCCTCGCGTATGTAGGAGGAGCAATGACCCTTACTGATGATATCTATAAGAAAATTCTTGCGGTAACTATACTATTTTCCATAGCCCGAATGCTCTACCAATTTAAAGGTAATTCTCAAGAAATCAGGGAAATCAACCCTGTTTTCGGCATCCTGACCGGTGGAATGATAGGTATCCTTTCCGGTATGATTGGTATTGGCGGCGGAATAATCCTGAGCCCGGTGATGTTACTCATGAGATGGGGCACCATAAAAGAAACTGCCGCAGTTTCAGCCTTATTCATTTTTGTAAATTCATTGTCAGGCCTTTATGGTCAAATGCAAAACGGAGGCATACATCTTACAGAGAATCTGCAATATGCAGTGGCCGCAACTATCATAGGTGGTTTATTCGGGTCCTATTACGGGAGCCAGCGGTTCAACGTCCCCACTTTGCGGTTTCTCCTGACTATCGGCTTGAGCATTGCTTGTCTGAAATTATTGTTAACCTAA
- a CDS encoding glycoside hydrolase family 5 protein, which yields MKNKLSKSMAGLGLMLISILPSFSQNNKFISIKGQDLIDNKGKVFEIKGTNLGNWLNPEGYMFLFEDKASSFRLINEAFCEMVGEDFTNQFWRKFKENYITREDIFYIRKTGMNTLRIPFHYKLFTEEDYMGLTGNQNGFELLDKVIKWCGEAGIYVILDMHDAPGGQTGDNIDDSYGYPWLFEEPESQRKFIAIWQKIAKRYVDNPTVMAYDLLNEPIATYHEKDIPRLNAALEPLYKKCVSAIRKVDKNHIIMLGGAQWNSTFTVFNDWKFDDKLMYTCHIYWCKVEQQSIQKFVDFKEKTNLPMYMGETGENTDQWVEEFTQLLNKNKIGWTYWPYKKMVPKSGMMRIAKPEGWDEIIEYTKKDRSSFGKIREARPDQVMVRKAMTQLLENMKFKNCEVDAGYIKALGMKP from the coding sequence ATGAAAAATAAATTGTCAAAATCAATGGCGGGATTAGGTTTAATGCTGATTTCCATTCTTCCTTCTTTCTCACAAAACAATAAATTCATTTCGATAAAAGGTCAGGATCTGATTGACAATAAAGGGAAAGTTTTTGAAATTAAAGGAACAAATCTTGGCAATTGGCTCAACCCTGAAGGATATATGTTTTTGTTTGAAGATAAAGCCTCTTCCTTTCGATTGATAAATGAAGCCTTTTGTGAAATGGTAGGAGAGGACTTCACCAACCAATTCTGGAGAAAATTTAAAGAAAACTATATCACAAGAGAAGATATCTTTTATATCAGGAAAACCGGGATGAATACTTTGAGAATCCCTTTTCACTACAAACTTTTTACTGAAGAAGATTACATGGGACTCACCGGAAATCAGAATGGTTTTGAATTGCTCGACAAAGTTATAAAATGGTGTGGCGAAGCCGGTATTTATGTTATCCTGGATATGCATGATGCCCCGGGTGGACAAACCGGTGACAATATCGACGACAGCTATGGGTATCCATGGCTTTTTGAAGAACCTGAAAGTCAGCGGAAATTTATAGCTATCTGGCAGAAAATAGCCAAAAGATATGTAGACAATCCAACCGTTATGGCTTATGATTTATTAAATGAACCCATCGCTACTTATCATGAAAAGGATATTCCAAGGCTAAATGCCGCCCTGGAGCCATTGTATAAAAAATGTGTCTCAGCTATCAGAAAGGTAGATAAGAACCATATTATCATGCTGGGTGGTGCTCAGTGGAACTCCACCTTTACAGTTTTCAATGACTGGAAATTTGATGATAAATTGATGTACACCTGTCATATCTATTGGTGTAAAGTGGAGCAGCAGAGCATTCAGAAATTTGTTGATTTTAAAGAAAAAACTAATCTTCCTATGTATATGGGAGAAACCGGAGAAAATACCGATCAGTGGGTTGAGGAGTTTACCCAATTATTAAACAAAAATAAGATTGGCTGGACCTATTGGCCTTATAAAAAAATGGTACCCAAAAGCGGAATGATGCGAATTGCCAAACCTGAGGGTTGGGATGAGATTATTGAATACACCAAAAAAGACCGGAGTTCATTTGGGAAAATAAGGGAGGCTCGTCCCGATCAGGTAATGGTTCGTAAAGCTATGACGCAATTGCTTGAAAATATGAAGTTCAAAAATTGTGAAGTGGATGCAGGATATATCAAAGCCCTGGGAATGAAACCTTAG
- a CDS encoding (2Fe-2S)-binding protein: MAKYNLKVNGKTRSIEVDASTPVLWVLRDHLQLTGTKYGCGIAMCGACTIHLNGTAVRSCQLPVSSVGKQEITTIEGLSEKATHPVQKAWLEHDVAQCGYCQSGQIMTAAALLRDNPHPSDEDIEATMSGNICRCGTYLRIKDAIKSASAK; this comes from the coding sequence ATGGCAAAGTACAACCTTAAAGTAAATGGAAAGACCCGGAGTATAGAAGTCGATGCTTCTACTCCTGTGTTATGGGTTTTAAGAGATCACCTTCAACTTACGGGAACCAAATACGGCTGTGGTATTGCCATGTGCGGTGCATGCACTATTCATCTTAATGGAACCGCAGTGAGATCTTGTCAACTACCGGTTTCATCTGTAGGAAAACAGGAAATTACTACTATTGAAGGATTATCTGAAAAAGCAACCCATCCCGTACAAAAGGCATGGTTAGAGCATGATGTGGCTCAATGCGGTTATTGTCAATCCGGTCAGATTATGACCGCTGCGGCATTGCTGAGAGATAATCCCCATCCTTCTGATGAAGACATTGAGGCTACTATGAGCGGCAATATTTGCCGTTGCGGCACTTACCTTCGGATTAAAGATGCCATCAAATCTGCTTCGGCGAAATAA
- a CDS encoding xanthine dehydrogenase family protein molybdopterin-binding subunit, which translates to MKNTERLDRRSFLKSSALAGGGLMLSFSWFTKAEASTNITAGVSEKWHELTGYIKITPDNIIKILCPNPEFGQNVMTSLPMIVAEELDVDWKNVVVEMGPHDNVKLGPQFTGGSNSVRMYWKPLRTAGASARQMLIEAAAQTWGVPANEINTKAGVLSHKNGKSAKYGEMAEKAANIPVPKDIKTKAVKDFSIISKSKKNAEGIKIVTGKPLFGIDYQVDGMLIAMIQHPPAFGMKLKSFDGSQALKLPGIKDVFSFKLYEDGFEQGGFDTRTFNEMIAVVGNSTWEVMNARKKLKAQWEPAGDIKDTMMGRGGKREVTVPGRLETTANQFEMMAEFAKKPSQQLRKDGDPESAFKNAAKIIERTYNAPFLAHNTMEPMNFFAHVQEDKALVAGPLQAPGWTEPTLAKILNLPADKIEIQMTRMGGGFGRRAYGQYVFEAARISQKVKAPVKLIYTREDDMTYGIYRPMYTATYRAALDGNNNLIGFHVIGGGMPESPIHANRFPAGAVDNYLAESWEIPTNITIGAFRAPRSNFNAAAEQSFLDEVAEAMGKDPIDFRLELLKRAKTNPVGKNNEYDADRYAGVLELVKEKSGWGKAENNKYNRGVAAYFCHNSYAAHVVDMVTRDGEPYVEKVTSAMDCGIVINPDAAANMVQGAVVDGIGNAFYGEMTFKDGVPAHNNLNTYRIIKHNEAPRKIDVHFVQNEIDPTGLGEPPFPPVFGAVANALYKNTGKRYYNQPFTAEQPAI; encoded by the coding sequence ATGAAAAATACAGAAAGATTGGACAGACGCTCATTCCTAAAGTCTTCAGCTCTTGCCGGAGGTGGTTTGATGCTCAGCTTCAGCTGGTTTACCAAAGCCGAAGCTTCCACAAATATTACGGCAGGAGTTTCTGAAAAATGGCATGAACTAACAGGATATATCAAAATAACTCCTGATAATATTATCAAAATTCTTTGTCCCAACCCTGAGTTTGGTCAAAATGTTATGACCTCACTTCCCATGATTGTGGCTGAAGAGTTGGATGTGGATTGGAAAAATGTAGTTGTGGAAATGGGACCTCACGATAATGTAAAACTAGGACCGCAGTTTACCGGCGGAAGCAACTCTGTGAGAATGTACTGGAAGCCATTAAGAACTGCCGGTGCTTCTGCTAGACAGATGCTGATAGAAGCCGCAGCACAAACCTGGGGTGTTCCGGCGAACGAAATCAATACGAAAGCCGGGGTATTATCCCATAAAAACGGTAAATCGGCAAAATATGGTGAAATGGCAGAAAAAGCTGCCAATATTCCTGTTCCGAAAGACATCAAAACCAAAGCCGTAAAGGATTTTTCAATTATCAGTAAATCAAAGAAAAATGCGGAAGGAATTAAAATAGTAACAGGAAAGCCGCTTTTTGGTATTGACTATCAGGTGGATGGCATGTTGATTGCCATGATTCAGCATCCTCCGGCATTTGGGATGAAACTCAAATCTTTTGATGGTTCACAAGCCTTAAAATTGCCCGGAATAAAGGATGTTTTCAGCTTTAAATTATATGAGGATGGATTTGAACAGGGAGGATTTGACACCCGCACTTTCAATGAAATGATCGCTGTGGTCGGCAATTCCACCTGGGAGGTCATGAATGCCCGCAAAAAGTTGAAAGCCCAATGGGAACCGGCAGGTGATATCAAAGATACCATGATGGGCAGAGGCGGGAAAAGAGAAGTAACTGTGCCTGGCAGATTGGAAACTACCGCCAATCAGTTTGAAATGATGGCTGAATTTGCCAAAAAACCTTCTCAGCAATTAAGAAAAGATGGCGATCCCGAATCTGCTTTCAAAAATGCAGCAAAAATTATTGAAAGGACCTATAATGCCCCGTTCCTGGCACACAATACCATGGAACCTATGAATTTCTTCGCACATGTGCAGGAAGATAAAGCCCTTGTGGCCGGGCCTTTGCAAGCACCCGGATGGACCGAACCGACGCTGGCCAAAATATTGAACCTTCCTGCTGATAAAATAGAAATTCAAATGACACGGATGGGTGGTGGATTTGGTCGAAGAGCGTATGGGCAATATGTGTTTGAAGCTGCCCGTATCTCACAAAAAGTAAAGGCACCGGTAAAACTAATATATACCAGGGAGGATGACATGACTTACGGAATTTATCGCCCCATGTACACCGCGACTTATCGGGCGGCATTGGATGGAAATAATAATCTGATTGGATTCCATGTGATTGGCGGTGGTATGCCGGAAAGCCCGATACATGCCAACCGTTTCCCTGCCGGAGCAGTAGATAATTATCTCGCGGAATCCTGGGAAATTCCCACCAACATTACTATTGGTGCATTCAGGGCACCCCGCTCAAACTTTAATGCAGCTGCAGAACAGTCATTTTTGGATGAAGTGGCAGAAGCCATGGGGAAAGATCCGATTGATTTCAGGCTGGAATTATTAAAACGTGCCAAAACCAATCCCGTAGGTAAAAACAATGAATATGATGCAGACCGTTATGCCGGAGTATTGGAATTGGTAAAAGAGAAATCAGGTTGGGGCAAAGCTGAAAATAATAAATACAACCGGGGTGTAGCAGCCTATTTTTGTCATAATTCTTATGCTGCCCATGTGGTGGATATGGTCACAAGAGATGGTGAACCCTATGTGGAAAAAGTAACCAGTGCCATGGATTGCGGTATTGTGATTAATCCTGATGCGGCTGCAAATATGGTACAAGGTGCCGTGGTAGATGGAATTGGAAATGCATTTTATGGTGAAATGACTTTTAAAGATGGTGTACCTGCCCATAATAACCTCAACACTTATCGCATCATAAAGCATAATGAAGCCCCCAGGAAAATAGACGTTCATTTTGTACAAAATGAAATCGATCCTACCGGTTTGGGTGAGCCTCCTTTTCCGCCAGTTTTTGGGGCTGTGGCCAATGCCCTATATAAAAATACCGGAAAGAGATATTATAACCAGCCATTTACGGCAGAGCAACCCGCTATTTAA